CTAGCAAATTCCGATGTTACGTGTGATTATAATGAGTTATTAAGATTCAAACCTGAAGATGGGCAGACTTGCGGTGAATACATGCAAACTTATATGAGCTTTGCAGGTGGTTATTTGATTAGTAATGATACCACAGTAACTTGCGAATTTTGTACGGTTGCCTCGACAAATGTATATTTACAACAAGTGGGTGCTGATTATAGTAAGAAAAGTCGTGATATTGGTATCTTTGTTTGTTTCATCGCTATCAACATTATCGGTACTATATTTTTCTACTGGCTTGCGAGGGTACCCAAGACAAGTAGacaaaagaataaataatttcttttgagCTTTATACAATatctaattttaatataatgttgtttaattaatgaatatttatttgcgTAGCATATACATGTTTAATCATAGTATGGTCATAAATCGTCAGTCAAAGACGAATTCGAAAAGTGAAAGATattaaaatttaatttgaatgGATGTCATGGTTATTTACAACGTTCTGTAAGATAAATGCAAAAGTCATCGAATGCTAAGGCCGGTTTTGTCCGTGTGAATTAAGTAGCTTGAAATCTACCATTTCCCATTGGAAGAACTGTTTGGGTCTGGAAACCTCTTAAAGCTGGTATTGTAGAATTTTGACCCATAAACATGATTCATAAAAATTGAACCTCCTTTATTAGACGTTATTTGGGTAGCAGCCTTGCTGGCTGAAAACTTGGTGGCTATAAAATCGGATGCAATAAGAAATGCTGGTGCTAGCATGAATAACACTCCATTATTGGCAAATTGTTTCATGATGTTCTTTAGTTTAGTATCTTCCGGAGATAATGctataattcaataatttactAAGTACGTGAATACAGTTCCTGAAAAATCACTTCTAATTTAGATATAATCTAATGGGTATTGCAATGTTTCTGAAGGCAGTAATACCTAGTAATTGACTAAAATCGATATTGGTGAAGAACCTAAGCAAAACAaggaatatgaaaaaatcCCTTAAatcgaaaatttttttcGCAGCAACGGAACGAAATTGAACTCCACTTCAAGATTACTCATTAAAAAATAGAGTTGTAATATAGtattaaaaagaaataatagCCAGTATTTTTAAggtattttatataaagaCAAGACGAACTAATTGTTCATAAATAGGCCTAACTATATAAATCAtcgtcttcttcaacattaCCAAAAGCAGCAgcattttcatttccagTAGAGTTGGATTGAGCGCCTTCATTGCCTTCACCTTCACTAAATCTAAAGTTGGTGAATTGTCCTCTTGAAGCTTGCATTTGTTGAGAATAAGCTTCATAACGACGTAATTCAGCATCGGAGACGGAACGCTTGGCTGTCTTCATAGCTTCTTCGAAATGAGCTCTAGTAATATAAGGAACAGGgtcttcttcctcttcttcttcttcgtcacCTGCAGGCTTAGATTCTTCGGTCatttcaacatcatcaCCTTGTTTAGAATCTGCCTTAGACTTTTGTAACCTGATATGCGCTTCAATGGAATCCTTAATAGCAAACTTAGCAGATCTTTGAACAATGTATGATAAATCTGCACCCGAGAAACCATTGGTGATCTTTGCAATTTCTAACAAATCCAAACCTGGTTCTAATGGAGTGTTTCTTAATTGGGCTTGTAAAATAGATAATCTAGCCACTTCATCTGGTAATGGAACATAGATTAATTGATCTAATCTACCAGGTCTCAATAAAGCTGGATCGATTTGATCAGGTCTATTAGTTGCACCGATGACGAAAACATTCTTTTTGGCATTCATACCATCCATTTCTgtcaataattgattaacAACACGGTCAGAAGCACCACCGGCATCGCCATGCGATCCACCTCTAGCTTTGGCAATAGAATCCAATTCATCGAGGAAGACAACAGTTGGAGCTGCAGCTCTGGCCTTATCGAAAATATCACGAATATTAGACTCTGATTCACCATACCACATACTTAATAATTCCGGACCTTTGACTGAAATGAAATTAGCAGAAACTTCGGTAGCAACGGCCTTGGCTAACAAGGTCTTACCAGTACCTGGAGGACCATAAAATAATACACCCTTAGAAGGTGATAATCCAAacttttgatattgatctGGATGTAAAACAGGATATTCAACAGTTTCCTTTAACTCATTCTTGATGGTATCTAATCCACCAATGTCATTCCAAGTAACATTGACATTCTCCACAACGGTTTCACGTAATGCCGATGGGTTGGAGTTGCCTAAAGCAAACTTGAAGTTCTCCATTGTAACACCTAATGAATCCAAAACTTCTGCATCGATAGTTTCTTCCTCTAAATCAATAAGGTCCATCTTTTCTCTAATTTGTTGCATAGCTGCTTCTGAACATAAGGAAGCAATATCCGCACCCACAAAACCGTGAGTTTCAGAAGCAATGGCCTCTAAATCGACATCgtcatttaatttcatgTTTTTGGTGTGGATTCTTAAAATTTCCAAACGGCCTGCTGCATCAGGAACACCTATATCGACTTCTCTATCAAATCTACCGAATCTTCTCAAGGCTGGATCAATGGAGTTTGGTCTGTTAGTTGCGGCAATAACAACGGTGTTAGATCTTGCCTTCATACCGTCCATAAGAGTTAATAATTGAGAAACAACTCTTCTTTCAACTTCACCATTAGTCTTGTCTCTCTTAGGAGCAATAGAATCgatttcatcaatgaagataatggaTGGCGAATTTTTCTCTGCTTCTTCGAATGCTTTTCTCAAGTTAGATTCAGATTCACCTGCCATCTTGGACATAATTTCTGGACCattaatcaagaagaaaaatgcACCTGTCTCATTCGCAACAGCCCTCGCCATGACAGTCTTACCAGTACCTGGAGGACCATACATCAAGATACCCTTTGGAGGTTTGATACCAATAGACTTGAATAATTGTGGGTGGCGCAATGGCAACTCGACCAATTCTCTAATTTGAGCCATTTGCTTCCTACATCCACCGATATCATCGTAACCAACTTCATTCATGTTgttttcttcgtcttcacGGTTAATTGGTTCACCTTCACAATGAATAATCGTGTCTTGGGCGACAATGGcaatttcttctggatCAACCTCAACAACCTTGAATTCAACCTGTCTCATACCACCTCTGACAGTGAACAAGTCTCCCTTTCTGACTGGTCTGTAGGCCTCGACAAAGTATGGCTTCAAGTACACGTCAAAAAGTGATCCGGTTATACCTTCAACGGTGTCAGCAATAGGCAAAACGCTGATTCTGTTGGCATACTTGATGTCTGGGCATGGGTGAATACTCACAATGTCCCCAAGTCTAACTCTCAAGTTATTACGGACACATCTATTAATTCTAGCAACACCATCATccatatcatcatcagcCAATACAATTAACACCGTAtcttttctcttctttccCTTGACCAACACGGTGTCTCCTCTGAATAATTGCAACAATTCCATTGTGTTAGACGACATAGTAATAACAGagttatcatcattttcagcGTCGTCTACAATCAATGCATtatccttcttctttcttctcaAGATAGCAGTTGCTGTTCTATCTTCAGCGGTTTGTGCTCCAGAAGCGTCTAGTAAGTTCTTTTTATCGTCCGGCATCTTTATTTTGTCAATTGGTTTACCCTATTCAACTAAATagtattaaatattaattaaaagaaatattgaaaaacaattatgatgaaaagatctaaattcttctttgatttataaATCACCCTGTATTAAAATGCTGTAAGTTCGCCACCCTATTTCGCATGGAGTAGTTTTGTGTAACTTTTCACTTTTTGGTGATAATATCCGAATCTTATCGGACTTGTCAACAGGGATAGTTGCTTctagaatatataaaagtTCTAAGAATCTCTACAGTGAATAAAATGTCAGCTTCTAACGCATCGTgtatattttgcaaaattattaagGGAGAAATCCCATCATTCAAGTTAATTGAGACCAAATTAACGTACTCTTTCTTGGATATTCAACCAACTGCGGAAGCACACTGCTTGATTATTCCTAAGTATCACGGAGCCAAATTGCATAGTATTCCAGATGAATACTTAGCAGATATATTGCCAGTCACTAAGAAATTAGCCAAGTTGCTCAAATTGGACGAAAACAATACTCTAGATGGCGAGGGCTACAATGTGTTACAGAACAACGGACGTATTGCACACCAAGTGGTGGACCACGTCCACTTCCATCTTATTCCTAAGAAGGATGAAGCCACTGGATTGGGAGTCGGGTGGCCTGCAGCGGAAACCGATTTCCCTAAGTTGGAAGAGTTGCACAAAAAGTTACAAGCACAATTGAacgatgaaaaattatgaattaaaatGTGTACAGCTATATAGTCTATAGTAAACCACCAAATAAACCACCAACGTATCCAACGATGTAGCTCGTGAAGAAGGTGACAGTTTGCGCACCGAATGGAAAGTAGCTTAGCGTGTAGTATAGCACAGCGAAGATTTCGATCACACAGCAAAATATTGTGAGTAGAGTGCTCTTCAAGACCACAGCTGCGTACATCGTGGATAACACCGAtccaaaaaaaattgttgtGAACACTATCCTATCCTTCGAAAGTAAATGCTTAGTGTAGTGGTAGGGGCCCTGTAATATTCCAAACGATATCACAAACAAGAATGATCCCATCGACCATAAGAGTCCAAACTTCCTAGGTTTTAATGCTAACACGggaaataaaaagaaacTGATAATAAAACATAGCGCTGATCCTCCTAAACAACAAGCAAACCCTAACATCTTCTCAAATCTAGATAGTTTAAACCATGATGGTTCTTCTATTGCCTGTTGTGATCCACTATTATACGAAGGCAATGACACATACAAATCATTAGCACTTGTTCTAATGTAGTCTGACCAATTAGAAAATGGTGGTACTGAAGTTCTAGCATTactattgttattattgttagTCCAGCTGCTGAACTGTTGTCTGAATGCACTTTCTGGTTCGGACATAATCTCTTACTGTTTATGGTAGGTTGTGCTTCTACTACTAGTTTTTGTTATCCATATGAGGTTTGGTTATACACGTGATTGGTTCGAAGtatcatatttatataatctaTAAAGTAACCATAACATATGTTAATTGtattaattgaataaggGTTTTAAAACTATTATCGTATACTATCGCTAAAGAATTGGTTGGTCTGGTTAGAACTGTTGCCGGCAACATCCAGGAAAAAATCATCAGGATTAAATAACTCATCTTGACTTTCAAGTTTGATGTCTGACGATGGCTGAGATTGGTTTGTCATGTTTGACATATCTATATTACCCTGGGGTTTGCCGTTACTTAGTCTTGCTTCAATCTCCTCGATTTGCTGTGCCAACTCAAGCTGGCTCTTATCTTGTTGTTCTAGCACATATTTCAAGTGAATTATATAGTCGACAGACTTATTAAGAATGGTACTCTTGTTTGgttttgtttctttaacTTTTATCGAAGCAAGCAAATCATTAATCTCACGAGAGTTCAACTGTGAGTTTCTTTGTAAGTTTTGGACGGCGCATAATTGCGGGTTCAACAATGACGGTGGCACCAAGAAGCCCAAATCTTTTATACGTTCCTTAATTAAATCccgtcttcttctttcaacaGCATTATGGAactctcttcttctttttaaCTTTTCTTCCTTGCTGAGTTGCTTAGTGGAAACCGGTGGTTGGTTGTGCATAGCACCTGGTAACGAGGTGCCCAAATTGTTGTCCAATGGCGGTGGCGATACAATCTTATTCTTGGATATATTACTTGGAATACTGTTACTTATGGCGCCAGAATTATCACGCCTTGTATTTTGGTATTTAGGTGGTGAGTTGAGATACGACCCTGAATTAAACGAAGGAGATTTTAATGTATCGATTGAGTTGTCGATGTTATTGCTTGGCGACATGTATTGCGAATTGAATTGTGGTGATAAATATGAGCCAGCATTTATATCAACCCCGCCATTGTAGTCTTCGATAGTATTCGGGTTTTGAAACGGAATACTTACACTATCATTTCTCGAGGCAGAAGGGCTAAATGCGTTGTTGAATGAGCTTGACAAGCTATCTTCGGCAATCGAATTCAAAGTATTATAATTAGCATTTCTATTAGAAGGGGAGAAATATAGTGGGTTGACAAACGAGTTATCTGGGTTCATcccattattattcaaagaaatattctgtACTTGGGCACTTGGGgatataatttcttctaaattaCCAGTAGTTGATTGTGTAGGGTCGATATATTGTGGTTGTTTATTGGAAAAGTTAAGCGACTCCAAATCCTCCAAAAATGGATCATTTTGTAACGAGGATGTATAAGTTCCCATCTCGTTGGTATAGTTATTGTTTGTATTATTAAGATCGTTCTCCGTCATCCCTGGGTATCCGTTAGGTTGCCCATAATTAGTTCCGTAATAACCCATTCCATAgttatttctattattagGTTCACTACCATAGTTGGCACTTGTATTCCCGGTTCCAGTACCTGTTGTGTTAGAACCAAAGTCTGATGGACTGTCTTTTAAAAACTCTTCCATTCTCTATTCTGTATAAAATATCGCCTGAAACGTAGTCAATCAATACTTCAAATCTTTctataattttcaatacacaataaattgatcaatagtatcaattattattgaatgtgATTCAAGTAATGGAATTAACTCTTCAATTATGGAGAAAGATTATAATATGTTTATTTTTGGGAGTGTCTTGGGAGGACAAAGTTACCCGGATCGTCGCTTAAATAATTAGTATTTTTAACCAGCTAAAGAGTCTTATACTACTTTATAGTAACttagaataataataacaggGTATTGTAATATATGCTTACTAGACGTGATTATTATATGTTAGACCCTGTTCATTTGTTTTGCGAATAGTATCATATTTTACTGTTGAAGTCTCTTAAGTTTTTGATGTCCAGACCTAATGGCTGCGAATGTAATCAAGCGGTTATCAATATCAGTCTCCTCTAATGAACATTACGCGAGTATACTCTGAAATATATGTACTGTCTGTActaaaatataaattcttaCTGTGTTGAAATTCTAGCAAAACGATATTCTGAGTGTATAAACACATTTTTACGTATGCGAGCCATGAGCTATATCGCAAGAGCATCGAGTTTAAATAGCCTGGTATACGTGGCAGGTAATACAATATATAGAGAAGTTAAggatatattaattaagtCTATAATATTTCCGCTAGAATGTGTAATTACATAAATGCAACtttggataaattattttgcttttctcttattgatgattttcttcttgacatgtttcttcattttaGTCTTCCTTTTCTCTTGTTTCAAAGTCTTTGCAGCTTCTTTTCTTGCTTTTTTCTCATCCTTGTCCTCGTGCTTCTTACCCTTTGGAATGGCTTCCTCCTTTTCCACccattctttcttcttagGCagttcatcatcatcttcttcttcttcgtcatcgtcatcagaGTCATATTCTTCACTTGAATCTTCATCAGAATCGTCCTCTTCTTCCTCGACATACTCTCCTTCGTGATCCTCGTCAATATCGTTACGTTCAGAATCCACATTTTTGGTATCTACTAAATCCTTTAATGTGTTCACTTTACCTTCTGAAAACTTCTGGAAATCTCTTTCGTCAAGATTATTCAATGACCTCACCAAGTGAACAGATCTGAaaacttcatcttcaacattatcttcattatcatcagtCTTTAATGGAACTGTTTCTAAGTACTTACTTAACTGCTCATCTGAATTGTTCTCTATGTTTAATAACTGATTATCGTCGGTAATGTACTTAAAAAGAAATCTCTCAGGATAAACATTAATCTTCTTTCTAGtaaaaaaatcattaacatTCTTGATATCCATTCTCAAGAAATCTAATGCCATAGGGTGTTCTGGTTCAACAGACTGCGAGACATCTATGATATATAACTTCTCATTATGTACAATTGAGTTATATTCACTTAAATCTGCATGTACTAATCTGCATTCCTGATACATTCTCCTCATATAATACAACAtctgatgataataatatacaatatcatcaacatctTTGAATGGGTGATCTCTCAATTTTGGAGATGGTTGTCCATTACCTTTAGTTAAATATTCCATCACCAAAACATGAGACCTCAACTCTATTGGTTCGGGACATGGGATACCATTCAAATACAAACGTTTTAAATTACGAAACTCTTTTTCTGCCCATACTTTAACCATTTTTCTAGGATTACTTTGGTTTTTCGTATTTCTAAATCTAAACTCTCCATCCACATATCTTTCTCTGTCTTTAAAGACTAAAATCGAAGtcttataaatttttaCTGCGTATTCCCTAGCTGACACTTCCGTATCTTCATGGTCGCCATGATAAACGTTAGCCTCTTTACCTGTACTTATACATCCAtttattcttgataaaatccctttattgataatcttCGAAAGAAACCTCATGGTTCTAGGGTCCAATACCTGTTCAACTGTAGCTCTATTTGCTCTATCCTTCGTTACTTTTGTCCCTTTCTTTATATCATCAGTTTTGATCTTATCTGAGTATTTAGCAATAATTTCCCCTTTATCTGTTATAGTCTTCGGTTTACCACtatcatttttttcaccaccagaaatttcaaaatcactGTCCGACGAGTCAGTATCTGAAGAATATACTTCAATATCCTTCACTTTCTCTGTTATGTCATCCATTGACATGATCTATATTACTATATCAAACGTTTATTAGAAGCTTggatttgatttattaatctGTTATATTCTATATCAggtaaatttttttttgcgTGAGATGATCTCCTAAACTGAAATCTAGCTTTCAATAAAGATACAAAAGATTAACTGAtactaaatatttattaaaatcgAATCGGAAGACTTAGGAATTGGAGAATGACACTTTCCTCACAACTCAATCAAATTTTACCGCAAGTAAGTAAGAAAAACTTTTGAAACATGATGACATTAATGAAGACAACTAACAAGGTATCatttagaaattttttggatttattCCTCTTTACATCGGAGTTGAATTGATCTTAGCTGTTGccataataaataaagcaGGAGGCGTTTATGGTATCTTGTCAATTATCACCGGGCATCCTTTGAATTTCTGGCAATGGCTCTATAATATCCTAGCCATATTGGTTTTACCATCCTACATATCCGGACTCAtacatttgaaaaatagAAAGAATAGCTCGAGGAAAATATCATTGGCATGTTTAGTTTATGTTGCAGATTCTGTGCTTGGATTATTATATACcttttattttttgtatttctGGTTTAGTAGAGAAGATAATAATCCCACTGCTGATCCACTTAGCCAGAGAGACAACAACATTGCAGATGCAGCTATTCCACCTTCTTCGAGTCAAAATTCTGCAATACTTGCATCGGAATCTGCTTCTCCAGGAAGAGAATTATTCTTAACATTAAGCGGCACTATCATCATTACCGTCATTAGATTTTACTTCACTTTGGTAGTGGTTTCATTTACCAAAGGATTATTAAAACAAGATCTGCTTAACATGAAGTATGATGATGGAAACACCTacgatgatgaagaacAGATCTTATCTGATGGTGAAGGTATTGCTTCCAAATATAAGAAATACATGTATGATGTAGagatgaaatcaaaagaCGTGTTACGTAACTTCTTTAGCTAATTCTCTCACGTTTGTATATACTGATGTACCctaattaataataataataatcttttaGTCATTAGcaagaatatttataagTGGGACCATAGTCGCATAAATTCTGAATCGCAAGATAAAGATATAAAAACCctttcaaatattaatcCCTTCATGAATGAACTTATTAATCGGAGATGGGTCAAGTTTTGAGTAAGGATAATGAAGACGAGGCGAACTTAAACGTCACTCAGAAGCAATTCACAAAGGACAAAGTCTTAGAGTATTTTAATATCCAAAACCATTTGCAATTTCGTCCAGTTGAAATAAGAGCAATAACTTCAAAACTAGGtataaagaatatcaaagaaaagTCTGATGTTACGTTAAATGACTTGATATATTTActtaaaataataaaagatgaagatattgaaggtATAGACCACAACATTAAGCATGTACTCAATATATTGAGTAACTCTTTTACAGTCATTGGgaattttccatttctaCAAAGTGAGACGACACCTAAACTAAGCATTGAAAGTTTGATGAAATCTGCCTTATTTCATACTGGTCGCTATAAGAGATTGTTAACCGCAGAATACGACTATCTAAAGTTAGTCTTTATATCGTTGAGTGGTATTAACAAAACTTATCTCGAAGAAAAGACCAGCTCTAGTCCCAGTAGTAGTGACGACAAAGAAGATACATTGTACAATCTAGATGTTATGGGTTTCTCCtcagaagatgaagatagTATTTTATCACGAAAAATCAAATGGAATACGTTCAATGTGATACAATCATTCGACGACATTGATTTGGATTCTATATATGTTGGTGCATACGATTTATTGAAACTACTTACGttctttttaattctttcttctgttCCTGAAATGAGCCACACGCAAATGCAAGATCATTTGTCAAAAAGCATTGCAAGATGGTCTGAATTTGAAACCTACTGTCTAAGCATAATaagatatataaatttggatattaatgtgaagaatattaaaagCACTAAGATTTCATATGAGGAGTTTAAAAGAGGAATTTCCAATGGTTTTCCACTATTCTTCTCGAACGCATGGATgaaaatcttcaaaaatggcatcttatcatcaataagTACTACAGATGTAGCgaattctaataatgcCCCAGGGTCTCATGGAGAtgcaaatgataatgaGGTACCTAAGGTTCACAAGAAAACACCCAATTTTGTAGAATCAAAGCTTATTAATGATGCTTCCATCTCAGTGATCTCAATGtgtttgaaaaatatgaagtCTAACCTAAGCATTAC
This is a stretch of genomic DNA from Debaryomyces hansenii CBS767 chromosome G complete sequence. It encodes these proteins:
- a CDS encoding DEHA2G14938p (no similarity), with amino-acid sequence MKQFANNGVLFMLAPAFLIASDFIATKFSASKAATQITSNKGGSIFMNHVYGSKFYNTSFKRFPDPNSSSNGKW
- a CDS encoding DEHA2G14960p (highly similar to uniprot|P25694 Saccharomyces cerevisiae YDL126C CDC48 ATPase in ER nuclear membrane and cytosol with homology to mammalian p97) is translated as MPDDKKNLLDASGAQTAEDRTATAILRRKKKDNALIVDDAENDDNSVITMSSNTMELLQLFRGDTVLVKGKKRKDTVLIVLADDDMDDGVARINRCVRNNLRVRLGDIVSIHPCPDIKYANRISVLPIADTVEGITGSLFDVYLKPYFVEAYRPVRKGDLFTVRGGMRQVEFKVVEVDPEEIAIVAQDTIIHCEGEPINREDEENNMNEVGYDDIGGCRKQMAQIRELVELPLRHPQLFKSIGIKPPKGILMYGPPGTGKTVMARAVANETGAFFFLINGPEIMSKMAGESESNLRKAFEEAEKNSPSIIFIDEIDSIAPKRDKTNGEVERRVVSQLLTLMDGMKARSNTVVIAATNRPNSIDPALRRFGRFDREVDIGVPDAAGRLEILRIHTKNMKLNDDVDLEAIASETHGFVGADIASLCSEAAMQQIREKMDLIDLEEETIDAEVLDSLGVTMENFKFALGNSNPSALRETVVENVNVTWNDIGGLDTIKNELKETVEYPVLHPDQYQKFGLSPSKGVLFYGPPGTGKTLLAKAVATEVSANFISVKGPELLSMWYGESESNIRDIFDKARAAAPTVVFLDELDSIAKARGGSHGDAGGASDRVVNQLLTEMDGMNAKKNVFVIGATNRPDQIDPALLRPGRLDQLIYVPLPDEVARLSILQAQLRNTPLEPGLDLLEIAKITNGFSGADLSYIVQRSAKFAIKDSIEAHIRLQKSKADSKQGDDVEMTEESKPAGDEEEEEEEDPVPYITRAHFEEAMKTAKRSVSDAELRRYEAYSQQMQASRGQFTNFRFSEGEGNEGAQSNSTGNENAAAFGNVEEDDDLYS
- a CDS encoding DEHA2G14982p (similar to uniprot|Q04344 Saccharomyces cerevisiae YDL125C HNT1 Adenosine 5'-monophosphoramidase); protein product: MSASNASCIFCKIIKGEIPSFKLIETKLTYSFLDIQPTAEAHCLIIPKYHGAKLHSIPDEYLADILPVTKKLAKLLKLDENNTLDGEGYNVLQNNGRIAHQVVDHVHFHLIPKKDEATGLGVGWPAAETDFPKLEELHKKLQAQLNDEKL
- a CDS encoding DEHA2G15004p (similar to uniprot|P38166 Saccharomyces cerevisiae YBL102W SFT2 suppressor of SED5 thermosensitive mutations), translated to MSEPESAFRQQFSSWTNNNNNSNARTSVPPFSNWSDYIRTSANDLYVSLPSYNSGSQQAIEEPSWFKLSRFEKMLGFACCLGGSALCFIISFFLFPVLALKPRKFGLLWSMGSFLFVISFGILQGPYHYTKHLLSKDRIVFTTIFFGSVLSTMYAAVVLKSTLLTIFCCVIEIFAVLYYTLSYFPFGAQTVTFFTSYIVGYVGGLFGGLL
- a CDS encoding DEHA2G15026p (weakly similar to uniprot|P38165 Saccharomyces cerevisiae YBL103c RTG3 Basic helix-loop-helix-leucine zipper (bHLH/Zip) transcription factor that forms a complex with another bHLH/Zip protein Rtg1p to activate the retrograde (RTG) and TOR pathways) — its product is MEEFLKDSPSDFGSNTTGTGTGNTSANYGSEPNNRNNYGMGYYGTNYGQPNGYPGMTENDLNNTNNNYTNEMGTYTSSLQNDPFLEDLESLNFSNKQPQYIDPTQSTTGNLEEIISPSAQVQNISLNNNGMNPDNSFVNPLYFSPSNRNANYNTLNSIAEDSLSSSFNNAFSPSASRNDSVSIPFQNPNTIEDYNGGVDINAGSYLSPQFNSQYMSPSNNIDNSIDTLKSPSFNSGSYLNSPPKYQNTRRDNSGAISNSIPSNISKNKIVSPPPLDNNLGTSLPGAMHNQPPVSTKQLSKEEKLKRRREFHNAVERRRRDLIKERIKDLGFLVPPSLLNPQLCAVQNLQRNSQLNSREINDLLASIKVKETKPNKSTILNKSVDYIIHLKYVLEQQDKSQLELAQQIEEIEARLSNGKPQGNIDMSNMTNQSQPSSDIKLESQDELFNPDDFFSDVAGNSSNQTNQFFSDSIR
- a CDS encoding DEHA2G15048p (similar to uniprot|Q12196 Saccharomyces cerevisiae YOR119C RIO1 Essential protein that plays a role in cell cycle progression) — encoded protein: MSMDDITEKVKDIEVYSSDTDSSDSDFEISGGEKNDSGKPKTITDKGEIIAKYSDKIKTDDIKKGTKVTKDRANRATVEQVLDPRTMRFLSKIINKGILSRINGCISTGKEANVYHGDHEDTEVSAREYAVKIYKTSILVFKDRERYVDGEFRFRNTKNQSNPRKMVKVWAEKEFRNLKRLYLNGIPCPEPIELRSHVLVMEYLTKGNGQPSPKLRDHPFKDVDDIVYYYHQMLYYMRRMYQECRLVHADLSEYNSIVHNEKLYIIDVSQSVEPEHPMALDFLRMDIKNVNDFFTRKKINVYPERFLFKYITDDNQLLNIENNSDEQLSKYLETVPLKTDDNEDNVEDEVFRSVHLVRSLNNLDERDFQKFSEGKVNTLKDLVDTKNVDSERNDIDEDHEGEYVEEEEDDSDEDSSEEYDSDDDDEEEEDDDESPKKKEWVEKEEAIPKGKKHEDKDEKKARKEAAKTLKQEKRKTKMKKHVKKKIINKRKAK
- a CDS encoding DEHA2G15070p (similar to uniprot|Q06346 Saccharomyces cerevisiae YDR367w Protein of unknown function) — protein: MTLSSQLNQILPQKFFGFIPLYIGVELILAVAIINKAGGVYGILSIITGHPLNFWQWLYNILAILVLPSYISGLIHLKNRKNSSRKISLACLVYVADSVLGLLYTFYFLYFWFSREDNNPTADPLSQRDNNIADAAIPPSSSQNSAILASESASPGRELFLTLSGTIIITVIRFYFTLVVVSFTKGLLKQDSLNMKYDDGNTYDDEEQILSDGEGIASKYKKYMYDVEMKSKDVLRNFFS
- a CDS encoding DEHA2G15092p (similar to uniprot|Q12108 Saccharomyces cerevisiae YOR118w), producing the protein MGQVLSKDNEDEANLNVTQKQFTKDKVLEYFNIQNHLQFRPVEIRAITSKLGIKNIKEKSDVTLNDLIYLLKIIKDEDIEGIDHNIKHVLNILSNSFTVIGNFPFLQSETTPKLSIESLMKSALFHTGRYKRLLTAEYDYLKLVFISLSGINKTYLEEKTSSSPSSSDDKEDTLYNLDVMGFSSEDEDSILSRKIKWNTFNVIQSFDDIDLDSIYVGAYDLLKLLTFFLILSSVPEMSHTQMQDHLSKSIARWSEFETYCLSIIRYINLDINVKNIKSTKISYEEFKRGISNGFPLFFSNAWMKIFKNGILSSISTTDVANSNNAPGSHGDANDNEVPKVHKKTPNFVESKLINDASISVISMCLKNMKSNLSITTQNLIKLYAGSESGFSIRSLESKIFKWQAPTLLLVSGKRVKNKTMKHNNRYIQFNEMYPSYFRSSESPKKDWQDDNDKMTYAVIINSPWKNSNKNNFGDEDTVILNLSPRFDFYKSVHNPVLNGKSIYFNNLGMGLGFGNSQPINKNTVKKFLPGDISLTIEANLEFAIFRHISSPNSNGASFFQKSKQNEISVQDFEDRFMISDLEVWGIGSTKELEEQRKQWAWEEKQAEARQSVNLRGLGEERAFLEMVGLVGNHSANGGSM